DNA from Corynebacterium stationis:
GAGCTGGACAGAGAAGACACAGCAGCCAATGTCGAAGAGCTCAATAAGTTCTCCCAACGCGTCCCTGCCTTGCAGTGGCCGGACCTACTGGATGAATTTATTGACCACCTAGCGCGCATGTGGCGGCAAGACCCGTCCCGACGCGCGGTTTGGCATGCCGTGCAATCGACTCCTGCTACTCGCTACACAGCAGCTGCAACAGAGCGCGAGATGCTCGAACCGCTCTCAGAGATTCTCCGACCTTTGGCGCAATGGATGTCTGAGGAAGAACGCATGGAGCTCGCTGGTTTCTTGGTCCATACGGTTGTCTCTTTGCTCAATTACGCAATCCGCAGTGATGATCCAAAGGCCATTGACCGCGTCATCACTGAAATCAAGCGTATGCTCATCGCGTATCTCTTCAGCGTTGCCCAGGGACAACAAATCCCCGTTCAGCAACTTACTTCAGATCCGGAGCTTTAACCCTCAAAGCATTCCGCCCTTGAAAAGGTCTTCCCAGCTTGGGAAGGCCTTTTAATGTTTATAGGACTCACTCCCGCTTCTGTTCGGTTGCAGTGCCTGTGGATAACTTAGGCTGTTGCGTGACGTGTCAACGTAGTTATCCACAGATTTTTGACCTTCCCCTAGCGCGGGCTTGCATATCCGTTTTAGTGTCAAAGGCATGAACGAAATATGGCAAGCATTCAAGCTCCTCACCAGCCACGGCATAGGCTTTCTGCGGCTTTTCGATGAGCTTTCACCCCACGACTTATCCGACGAAGGCATAGAAGTTTCTCTCGCCAAAAATTACGCCCGCCTCGCCACCGATCTTTTCTCACCCTGCGACTCCCCACGAGTCCAGTGTGAAGCTATCGCTCTCGCCGAAGAGCGACAGCTCAGCGCCAACCACTTGTTAATGGTCAACAAGCACGCAAGGAAGCTCAAAGCCCGCGGCGCGGCCTGGAAGCTGCGCGCTGAACTCATAGCCCATGAAGGCTCTTTAGAAGAAGTCGAAGCCTACGCCAAAAAGCGCGTGACTGAAGAAGGCGGCGACACGAAAAAGAAACCCGGGGTGCGTCTCGGCCGCGTCATAGACGGCCTGCGCACCATTAGTATCACCGATACCCAGCGCCGCATTACCGATTTAGAAAAGACCCTCGGCGCCGCCATCACAGATGATGACCAGCCACGCTCAGAAGCACTTCTGGAACCCTTCTGGGATTTAGTCGAAAGAGGAGGCACTGGCCTCATCAAACCGGAATATCGCACCGTGATTGCTATCGGGCTTAATGATTTCGCGAAAGTCTCCTGCGGTCGCGGCGACGAGGTCATCATCGGTCTCTCCGATGGCACCACAATGACCGGCGCCGAGTTCATCAACGCCGCGATGGAAGGCAGCTTGGGCGACAAGCTCTATGTCGGGCTCTTCCATCCCACCGCTGGGCCGGTCAATCTCTACGAGACCCGCTTCGCGTCAGACAAGCTGCGGACTTTAGCCATGGCGGAGAATCTCGTCTGCCCATGGCCAGACTGCAACGTACCAGCCGATAGATGCCAAGTGCACCACATCGACGCACATAAACACGGTGGCCATACGAAGCCATCAAACTTGACCATGTTGTGCAAGTACCACAACGGCGTCAATAACGATGCCCCAGACGGTCAGCGCAACAAACACAGACCAGGAAAGCCGAAACGAGGAAAGCCCAATCGCGGCAGGATCCGACGCCACCGCGGCAAAGTCCGCCTGCAGACTCCAGGCGGAAAGCTTGTAGGCAACACCCACCACGTGAGCAGCATGGGAGCGATGAACCTCATCTAGAACCAGGGCGATCCCCACAGCTAGCAAAAGCTAACTAGTCAACCAGGCTGGTTAGCCAATTCGGCGATCCCTTTTCAATACAGCCGTATCTGTAAAGTCCGCAGCGGCTCGACACAGCAACGTAGAAAGAGAACTAGGACGCCAAAAGGGCCTTTCCTTGAACCGGAAAGTCCCTTCATGTCATTGATGCTCTAACGCTGGTAGCGCATCAAGCACTGCGCGGTGGCGTAGTCACCATCGTGGCTGATGCTCAAACTCAGCTCCACGTCACCGATAGATTCCTGGAGTTTCGCTGCAACTTCACCTTTCAATTGCAAAGCCACCCGGCCCCAGCGGTCCGGCAAGACCTCAATCTCAGCGAAGTTCACTAGGTCTGGCTCAATAACCGGTGGGTTGCCGTAGATAGCCTGCGACCACGCCTTGATGAAAGCCTCTTTGGCTGCCCAGCGCCCAGCAAGATGCTCAGTGCGCGAGCCCGCAAGGCTGGCACTCGCCGCACCGTCTGAACCTACGGCATCGCGGCGCTGTTGGGCATGACGGCGTTCCAACGGAGAAAAGACTTGCTCGAACGTAGAACCTGGCCGGGCAAGCTGCTCGGCAAAGCCGGGGATGTGGACCAAGTCCACTCCCACGGCCAGAGCTTCGTGCTTATTAAGCATCAGGGCTTGGCTCCAGCAGGTTGCCGCGCATACGAGCGTCATCGTCAAGCAGGACTGCGGCTTCGCGTTCCTTGACTGCGTCACCGGTGCCGCCGAGGTTGCGGTCAACAGGACGCTCATACAGCCCCGCGCCACCGGAGATAGCCGCGGTCAGACGTTGCAGACCAGCTGCCTCACGCGCTGAAGATGCTTCTTGCCATTGCACAGCCGCTTGCTCGCCACGCTCAGCACGCAGCGCCGCAAGGAATGCACCTGGATGAACCACAGCCACCAACGCGGATACGTGGCCGAAGCCAAGGGAGGTCACCAGACCAGCCTTTGGCGGGGTCGCGCGCAGGTCGAGCTGCTCACGCAACCAGGTCAGGTGCGAGTGATGGCGAAGCACCGGATCCACACAGTCCAAAGAACGGTTCGGAGGCAACACACCGTTGCGCAGCACCTGGGTCAGACCAACCAGCTGGAAGGCCGCAGCACCGCCCTTGGCGTGACCGGTCAAGGTCTTCTGCGAAATGATAAACAGCGGGTTACCAGCATCGCGGCCCATAGACGCTGCGATGCGCTCATGCAGGTCCGACTCATTCGGGTCATTGGCATTGGTAGAGGTGTCGTGCTTGGAAACCACAGCGATTTCGTTCACGCCCACACCAAGCTCATCCAGGCCCTGTGCCAGACGCGAATCCGCACCACCACGGGCAGCAGATAGCGCGCCTAGGCCCGGAGCAGGAATAGAAGTGTGAGCACCGTCAGCGAAGGACTCCGCAAAGCCGACAACGCCCAACACTGGCAGGCCCAGCTCAGCAGCGAGGCTACCGCGCGCCATCAAGATAGTGCCGCCACCTTCAGACTCAATGAAGCCACCACGGCGACGATCATTGGCACGCGAGAAGTACTTGTGGTCAATGCCTTTAGCTTCCATCTCGGAAGAATCAGCCGTTGCCGCCATGTCGCCGAAGCCGGTAATGCCCTCGATAGACAGGTCATCAATACCGCCGGCAACCACGAAGTCCGCCTTGCGCAGACGCAGCTTATCCATGCCCTCTTCGACAGAAACAGCCGCGGTCGCACACGCCGCAACCGGGTGTACCATCTGGCCGTAGCCGCCGACATAAGACTGCATGACGTGCGCTGCCACAACATTTGGCAGTGCTTCCTGCAAAATGTCATTCGGACGCGGCTGAGCAAGCAACTTATCCAGGTACAGCGAGCGCATCGACTGCATGCCGCCCATACCGGTGCCCTGCGTGGAGCTTACGCGCGCTGGGTGAACATGGCTGAGCAGCTCAGCTGGGCTAAAGCCCGCGGCCAAGAAAGCATCGACGGTACAAACCAAGTTCCACAACGCAACGCGGTCGAGGTTGTCGATCATATCGGCAGGAATCCCGTAGACACCTGGGTCAAAGCCCTTCGGTACCTGGCCGCCGACAAAGCGGGTCATCGCTACGCGGCGCGGTACGCGCACCTCGGAACCAGCTGGGCGGGTAACTTGCCATTCTTCGCCGTCGAAGTGCGCAGTTGCACCCTCCACATCAGCAACGAAGGTGCGTGCGGTTTCCTCGTCTTGCACGGCAAAGGTCATGTCACGCTCTAGATAAATGGTGGTCAGCTCCGGCGCGAGGTTATCGACCATCGGCATGTTCGGGCCATAGTCGTCGTGGTATTTACGCACGCCGACATTCGCCAGAACTTCGTCGTGGAAGCGGTCGTAGATGTCTTCTTCGGCGATTTCCTCGCCGTCAGCATCAAACCAGGCACCAGCAGCCTCGTCCCAAGCAATCAGGCCAGTTGTCCACGCCAGTTCGATGACACCAGCAGCGCTGAGGTCACCGGTCATTTCCACTTCAAAGCGGGTACGCGAGGAGCCAACAGGTCCAATTTCGCCAGCACCGACGATGACCACCATGTCATCAAGTTTCTGGCTCACACCCGCAAAGTCCGGGGTGGTCCACTCGATGCGCTCACGGATATTCGGCAAAGCGCGCAGCTTCGTGACCTCAGCTGCGTCTTCGGATGAACCCTCAGACACCAGATTCGAGGACAGGGAACGCGCCAGCTCCGGCAGGTTGATATCGGCTTCGCCCAGGCCGCCAGTAAAGTCCAGGGTCACAGGAGCTTGCGCTGCGGCTTCGCGCTTGCTTGTCGATGCCCCCTCGCTTACCAATTTCTCGGCCATCTCCTCAGTGGAGTAGGTGGTAACGCCCTTGGCCTCGACGGCATCGACAAGCGGGTCATTGCCGCCCATAAGGCCGGTGCCGCGAACCCAACCGATGTGTGCGTGCACAATCGAGGTACGGTCGCCCCAGACAGGCTCTGCGTGCCAGCGAGTAACCAGCGCATCGAGTGCTGCCTTGGATTCGCCGTAGGCGCCGTCGCCACCGAAGCGGCCGCGGTTCGGGCTGCCCGGAAGAACAATGTGCAGGCGCTGGCCCACGTGGGTGCCGGTGCCGAGTTGGCTCAGTCCCGCGATGAGCTTTTCCACGCTCCACAGAAGCAGACGCATCTGTGCCTCGGCCGGTGCGCCCGCATCAGCCAGGGTTCCCTGGACGCGCGGTGCGGCGAATGGAAAGAGCAAGTTGGCAACCATCGCTGGCTTAACCAGCTTGGAGGAACCGCCGACGGTCGCGGTTTGCTCGCTGCCAATCCAGTCGATCAGGTTGTCCAGGTCAGCAAAGGAGTTGAGGTTTGCCGGCACGACCCACAGCTGTGCATTGCCGCGCGCGGAGGTGCGGTAGAGATGCTTATAAAACTCCAGACGGTCATGGCCCAGGCGTGAAGTAGTCGCGATAACGGTGGCGCCTTCGCGCAGCAGGTTCGCAACAACCTCAGCCGCGATGGAACCAGGCGAGCCACCGGTGACAACTGCGACTTCGCCGTTGTGTTCCAAGGTGGAGGCATCGATACGCGCTTGCGCCGCCTGAGCATCAAGGCCCAGGTATTCCGCCATGACGGCTGCTTCTTCACCCGCGCCGGTGATATCGAGCGAGTCAATCTCACCGTGGGCCAAACGCACGAGGTCCTCGCGCGCGGATGCCCAGCGGTCATCGAGCTGCACGGCCTTATCCGCGTCAAAGCTTGGCGCGACAAGACGTGGCCAATCAGAGCCTAGCTCAGCGGTAACCAGGTCAACGATGGCTGCGTTGTCATCAGCCTCAGCGAACTCGGTGGTTGGTGCCTGCTGGCCCAACTGCGCCAGCAAAGTACGCGCGGTGGTCGCCAGCGCCGAGTTCATCTTCTCGGAGTAGGCCTCCAAAGCAGCGGAGTCCACTACCCCGCCGGCAGCGCTGCCGCCTGCCGATGGCTTCGAGATGGCAATCCCGACCTTTGCGCCCGCAGCATCCACTGCGGCGTCAATTAATGCGTCGAGCTCAGCTGTCGATGCCGGATTTGCCGGCGAAAGCAGCGCCAAGTCGCCGCCGCGTAGCGATGCTCCCTCGCGCGCGCCCAACACCAGCTCCGCGGTGACGCGGTCGACCCAACCCGCACCCAGGCCCCAGGTCTCGGATACGCGCTGTGCGATGTACGCAGGCTTCTTACCAGCAGGACCGGTAATACGACGCAGGGATTCTGCGACCTGTGCAGAAAGGACTGGGCCAAAGGCCTTGTAGCCCTTTGCCATGCCAGCGACCTGGTCTTTCAGCGCGGAGATTTCTGCATCGGCTGCACCCTCGATTGCGCCGAGTCCAAATTCCACGCCGAGGTCCAGCAGCAGCTGGTTACGACGCGAAGATACACCCTCAACGAGCAGCTCGATGGTATCGGCTGCACCCATCTGGTCAGGGCGCACCTTGGTCCAGATAGCAATGAGCATCTCGGTGGCATCAGCGGCGCTAAATGCCTTGTCGGCTGGCGTGCTTCCACCAGCGGCTGGTGCTGGTGCCGGTGTCGAAATAACCGGTTCCGGCGCCGCGGCAGGTGCTGCGTTGGCTTCAGCAATTTCTGCTGCTGTTGCACTATCACCCTTGTCGGCAACAGCGTCAGTGGTTTCGACGAGCGGCCGCTCGATGGCGTCTTCGGCGAATACGGTTGCGCGGTCGCGCTCGACGTTGAGGACCTCGATTGGGTTGCCGGCGTACTGCGGTAAGCGCAGGGTCTGGCCCAGCATGTTAGCCAAGGTTGGCGATGAGCCGACGCCGATTTCGACGAAGCGCTCCACGCCTAGACCAGGCGTGCCAGCGCCGGCGGTCTCGGTGGTATCGGAGAGCAGCAAGTCCTGGGTTTCAATCCAGCGCACAGGCGATGCGAACTGCCATGCCAGAAGTTCGATGAGCAGGGTGCGGCCCAGATTAACTGGGTTTTCCAAGGCCTTGTCGAAGTCAGCGAGGATGTCGTTGACGTAGGTGGAATCGACGACCTCCGCCATGGCTTCAACGAACTCGCGGGTGAGCTCGAATGGACGCGCCACCAGGTTCGGGATGTAGCGGCCACGCAGGACATCCACATCTACTTCTGCTGGGATCAAAGAATCCAGGTGCGCGCGGAAGTTATCAACGCCACCCAACAGGTACGAAGAGTGGAACGGCACGTCAATGCCCGGAATCATGATGAAGGCACGTTGGCCCGGCGCGCGGGATTCTGCATCGGCAGCCAATGCGGCAAGACCTGCGCGGGTACCGGCAACCGCGTATTGCACACCGGCAATGTTGTAGTTAACGATTTCGAGGAATTCGCCACTAGCTTGAGAAACCTGCGCCACGTAGCCGAATACATCGTCGGCACGAATACCGATCTTGTTCGGACGAAGTGCCGCCAGGCCGTAGTTGGAGTTGCCGTGGGCATCGCGGTCGACCAGGCGGTGCATGGTCAGACCACGGGCGTAGACGATTTCTACCACGGCTTCGAGTGACAGAACCTGCGCGTAGGCCGCTAGGGCGTTGTACTCACCCACGGAGTGGCCTGCGAAGAAAGTATCCTGCGACTTCACGCCGGCCTCAGCCAACTCAGCAATCTGCGCACAGCCCAAAGTTGCCATGGCGACCTGGGTGAACTGGGTCAGGAACAGAGCACCATCCGGGTGGGTGAATTCCTCACCGTCAACCACGACACGGTCGGGGTTGTTACGCACGATTTCCAGGATGGAGAAACCAAGCTTGGAGCGGGTGTGGGCATCGGCACGCTCCCACACGTTACGCGCGGCGGCCGAGGATGCATAAGAATCCATGCCCATGCCTGGGGTCTGAATGCCCTGGCCAGGGAAACCGTAAAAGGTACGTGGCGCTGTCATGGTGGCGGTTGCCTGCAAGACAACGTCGCCATCCACACTGGCAGTAACAGTGCGAACTTCGCCGGCGCCTGGGCGGGAATCGATGCCGGTGCGCTCGACGATGAAGTCCACCTGCGCGCCGGGCAGTACGGGGCTGAGCATATTCGCGGCCCATTCAGCAACGGCAACGCCATCGAAGCCGGCTACAAGCTGCGCAATCGCAGAGGTCCACATGCCGTGGACGATAACGCCGTTGTCCAGGCCAGCCAGACGCGCGGCGGCGCCGGAGACGTGGATGGGGTTGCGGTCGCCAGTGACCACGGCAAATGGGTGCATGGATGCAGGTGCGGTCACGGTGAGCTGGTGGCGGAAAGAAGCCGGGGTATCGGTGATGTGCTCAGTGGAATTGACTGGCTCGAGGTCCTGCTCACCGGTACGTCCGACGATGGCGAAACGCTCTTCCAGGCTAGCCAGCTGAGCATCCTTGAGGTCAGCACCGTCGATGTCGATCGAGACTGAAACCTCGACGACGCGGCCCACCAAGGTATCGCGGACTTCGCCGCCGGTGGCGGTAATCGTCAGCTCAACTGGCTGGGTCGGCAGCGGCTGGTGCAGGCGCAAGTTGTGCTCAAGGTGGACCAGGTTCAGCAGGCCTTCGACCACGCGTGCAGAGTCAGTGCCTGGAACAATGGCGTTCGCGATGACGGCGAATACTGCTGGCCATGCGCGTCCGACAATCACATCCGGTGCAATAGCGGAATTGGTGTCTGCGCTTGGGATATAGCCGGTGGTAACACCTGCATAATCTGCCAAAGCAGCAGGGCCAAGAGTGGTCTGCCAAGTTGCTTTGCTGCCGATGACCTCTGGCAAGGTGCCGCCAGCAGCAACTTCTGCCAATGCTGCCATGGACTTTTCTGCAGCTTCAGCGGTGATGATTGGGGTAGACGACAGCGGTGCATCGGAAGGCACGGTGATGCGAAGGGTTAGCTGTGCACCGGCAACGGATCCGGTCAAAGCGACGGTGAGCTCGACGGTTTCGGCATCGATGGTGACAAGCTCGGCACCTGCCGCGCGTGCCGATGTTCCCTCTGCGTCCACAGTCCAGTCTTCAGAAATCTGCGCGACTGGGTTGGGACGCTGGCGGCCTGCCCACTCCACGGACTTCGCGGCGAGAACGCGCTGCAATGCGGAACTTGCGACATCAGCAGCTTCAGCATTGGCTGCGACAGCATCGTGGACTGCGGCTGCTTCAAAACGTGCGAGCAGCTCAGCAACAGGCTCATTGGCCTTGGTAATTCCAGCGACAGCGGTAGTGCCGGGGATGATGCCTACTTGTTCTGCGGTGTAGCGCTCATCGTGTGCCTGCCACAGCGAGTCCTGGCGCCACCAACGGCGTACATCGGAATCAATGACTGGGACGAATGCTGGTGGCTTGCCCTTGCCGCGCAAAAGATCAATGAACCAGGCAACGTCGGAAGCGGTAACGGTGTGCTTTTCGGCTGCTGGGTATGCCGCAACGACATCAGCGATAGCGCGTTGCGGATTGTCGATATCAACGGCAACCTGTGCGGCGAATTCGCCGTGGTCAGCAGCGGTCAGGCGCTGTTCAACGCGCGCGATCATCTGCTCAAAACGACGTGCCCAGGACACATCGACCCACGAGCCCATGTATGAGACCTCGAGGTAGCGTGCCAGCCACTCGGCATAGGTCATCTCATCGATATCGCCGAAGTATGGCTTTGCGGTACCAGCGATGGCTGCGATGATCTCATCGCGACGGGCGGCAACGGCGTCGGCGTCACCAGCAACCTCGTCCAGAAGGCGACCAGCCTTGGCGAAGGTGTTGTCAATCTCGTGGATATCCGCCCCCAGTTGGGAGCGGCCCGATGCAATACCATCGCGTGCGCCGCCGGCTGGAACCCAGCCGCCACCAGGGATGTCTTCGAGGCCCTGGGTTGCAACCAGCGCCTGCTTGACGGACTCTGATGCGGTGGATTCCAAGGTGGCCATAGCGGCGGTGCCGATCATGATGGCATCGACAGGCATTGCTGGCAGGCCATAAACCTTGGCCCACTCACCGATCAGGTACTGCGCACCGCGCTCAGGCGCGCCGATGCCGCCGGCAGCCATGAGTACTACGTTGTTGCGCTCGCGGATATCGGCATAGGTTTCAATCAGCAGGTCATCGAGGTCTTCCCACGAGTGGTGACCGCCGGCCTTGCCGCCTTCAACCTGCATAATGATGGTGGTATCTGGCAAATCATCTGCGATATCGAGGATCTTCTTAATCTGGCGCACTGCACCTGGCTTGAACGCTACCCACGGAATATTGTCTTCCTGGAGCTGGCGCACCAGCGCTAGAGCTTCCTCATGTGGAGGAATACCAGCGGAGCAGACAACACCGTTGATGGAAGCGCCGTTCGCACGCGCACGCGGGATGAGACGACGTCCTTCAATCTGGGTACGCCACTGCTTAGGCGACAGGTACATCGCGTTGAACTGGGCGTTGATGCCCGGGTTCAGCAGCTCTTCCAAACGCTCCAATGAGTCATTCAAAATCGCGTCGGTAACCTGGCCACCACCGGCCAGTTCTGCCCAGAAACCAGCATTCGCAGCGGCTGCGACAATCGCTGGGTCTACAGTCGATGGCGTCATACCCGCCAACACGACTGGGGAATAACCAGTTAATTCAGTAAAGCGCGTGGACAAACGGGTCTTGCCGGCCTCGTCGAAGACCTTTGGCGCGAACTTCTCGAAGTTGAGAGGAAGTTCGGGAGCCTGGCCGACATCGAAAAGCGCTGCTTGGCCCTCGTCGGTGGAGACAACCTGCACGCCAATGCCCTGTCCTGCCACAACCGTCTTGGTTACTGAAGACATGCCCTTTTCAGGACCGCATTCCAAAATCCACTGCGCGCCGGCATCGATGGCTGACTGCACAGTTGCTGGCCAGTCGACAACATCGGTCAAAACTGCCTCTGCACCATCGCGCGCAAGCTCTGCATCCAGGCCAATTTGTGCGGCCCAGTTAATAACGAGCTCAACGGCTGCATGCATCTTCGGGTGGTGGTAGGCGGCTTGTACCGGCAAAGCATTAATGCGCGGGGCGAAAGGATTGCCGCCGCGTTCTTTATTCTCAATAGCCTTCGCGTCTTTTTCCGCGAGCTTCTCGATGACCTCAATAACCTTGTTGTTATCTTCCGGCGTGCCCACAATAACGAAGGTATTGCGGTTATTCTGCAGACCAATAATGCTGCCGACACCGGTCTTAGCCAGCACCTTTTCTAACTGCTCACGGGTAATACCTGCAATCGACACCATCGGGGAACCAGCCGCGGTGCGAATAAGCCCGGTGGCGCGGGCAGTCTTAGAAATAGCGACGCCAATAAGCTGCGCCAAAGCAATAACTTCCGAGGCCTGTGCACGGCCTGAAGAGATAAAGGTAGCTAATGCGCCCTGGGAATGGCCAATGTGTGCGGCTGCGTCTTCGTAATTTAAACCCTGCTGCTTCAAAGACTGCAAAAGACCATACTGCGCGAGCACGATACCCGGAGTAGAAATAGCAGAATCAGACAAATCCCACGCTGGGTCCTCGTCCTTTGCTGCCCACTGCACGGGGTCGAAACCGTGTGGCATCGCTGCGACTAGCTCATCGGCAAGTGGCTCAAGCAGCTTCTTGGCACCGTCTACCGCACCAGCCACCTGCGACTCCACGCCACCGGCAATAACGGTGCGCAAAGTTGGCAACCAAGGAAAACCCTGCCCTGAAAAGCTGAGAGCAAATTTTTCAGTCTCCAGGCGGTTCACCAGGCGGTGGTTAGAGATGTCAATAGTCACGATTCGTTTAACTCCTAGTGATATCGGTTATGACCAATGGCAGGGTTTCGGATTGAAAGATTCGGATTAAATTCGCGAAGAACAAAACGAAAATGGCAGGCCAAAAATTCAGCTGGTTTACCAGCATGCCACAAAATCATGAGGGAACCATCATCTTTTGCCCCGCGCCGCCAATGACATGCAACTTTAGGGCAAATCAACCGATAAATTCACTCACCACTGCTTTTGTGACCTGAACTATATATCGCAGCTAAGCATTCTTTCCACTGTATCGCGCGCCTGTTCAAGTGAGGGCGCAGACTTAGGAGATTCTTTGACTGAATTATCACTTTCCAAGACTTCCCCATCAAAGACCTGGCAGGCATGATCTGGGACAACTTCAGCGCTTCGAGCAATCCCGGCATCATCCAGATAGCCATCAAAGATGTAATCAATGCTCACGCTCAAAGTCTCCGTTCTTCCCGGTTCCGCTCTTCTCTGTTCAGCAGATTCCTCAACAGAGCCTACCTGCTTCCCAACTCACATCAGCTAACTAAGCTAGACGGGTCTGACGGCAAATCGCGCAACCAGTTGCGAGAACCTTCACTGAAAGCTTTCACGTCCATCGCGCCTGCTCCCTGCGGAATACACCCCCACAAGCGAACACCGGTAACTTTCTCCAACTCCTCGATATTCAATTGCGTTGCAAGATCGGGGTTTGCAGGCATGCTTCCACCGATTAATCCCGCAACCTGCAGGCCCCGACGCTGCGCCTCGCGCACGGTTAGCTCCGCCCAATTCAAACTGCCCAAACCGAGGGAGGTGACCACGATGATCGGCGCGCCAACATCCGCAGCGATATTCGCAAGCGTGAAATCATCGGCAAGCCGCACTAGGAGCCCACCGGCCCCTTCCACCAGGACCACACGT
Protein-coding regions in this window:
- a CDS encoding TetR family transcriptional regulator produces the protein MTEKNPQLLVPRRRPAQARSRVRFERILKAARDVLVDLGFESFTFDEVSKRAEVPIGTLYQFFANKYVLICELDREDTAANVEELNKFSQRVPALQWPDLLDEFIDHLARMWRQDPSRRAVWHAVQSTPATRYTAAATEREMLEPLSEILRPLAQWMSEEERMELAGFLVHTVVSLLNYAIRSDDPKAIDRVITEIKRMLIAYLFSVAQGQQIPVQQLTSDPEL
- a CDS encoding HNH endonuclease signature motif containing protein, whose product is MNEIWQAFKLLTSHGIGFLRLFDELSPHDLSDEGIEVSLAKNYARLATDLFSPCDSPRVQCEAIALAEERQLSANHLLMVNKHARKLKARGAAWKLRAELIAHEGSLEEVEAYAKKRVTEEGGDTKKKPGVRLGRVIDGLRTISITDTQRRITDLEKTLGAAITDDDQPRSEALLEPFWDLVERGGTGLIKPEYRTVIAIGLNDFAKVSCGRGDEVIIGLSDGTTMTGAEFINAAMEGSLGDKLYVGLFHPTAGPVNLYETRFASDKLRTLAMAENLVCPWPDCNVPADRCQVHHIDAHKHGGHTKPSNLTMLCKYHNGVNNDAPDGQRNKHRPGKPKRGKPNRGRIRRHRGKVRLQTPGGKLVGNTHHVSSMGAMNLI
- a CDS encoding holo-ACP synthase produces the protein MLNKHEALAVGVDLVHIPGFAEQLARPGSTFEQVFSPLERRHAQQRRDAVGSDGAASASLAGSRTEHLAGRWAAKEAFIKAWSQAIYGNPPVIEPDLVNFAEIEVLPDRWGRVALQLKGEVAAKLQESIGDVELSLSISHDGDYATAQCLMRYQR